The Anopheles merus strain MAF chromosome 2L, AmerM5.1, whole genome shotgun sequence genome has a segment encoding these proteins:
- the LOC121592563 gene encoding DC-STAMP domain-containing protein 2, with amino-acid sequence MAWRTVEIITLAAIQTVIVNVLLLGPLAFRPALHWLLLAASFAVGLVLLKQSKGARCVTMLLVPQFLSKRGRAVLIGYIFLLTITGPTANTMVNVEVLGETLSCSQEQLKAAIRDTISALKVPFLAMKKIIDELLKTVERSFMKVQRIMMEMLKLVKRILHSIKKAYEWLRDIVSVCNDKLGTPSERCLHALDQAIDGCKEEMGAMDFLCEVTQVAKTVCYGAKMVDYFCELIDFISDAVVEEIEQGIKRLMNNLEELFRVKVEYDHTFDFKTNVSKTLAEVSADIRQEIANRTLPLRRTFNVLGMVTSGFFICIVLRAIRYWKRYLKRDHFDNHFLTEDFYLIEKRRMELKVETVFPLTRKEASRYVPLTSFHLTWKERFRIAKSLTFLLISSVQVFGQLAADYSLYWLLTLIKHFLTEGSTNTTERSSSSGTITPLSVGVSGEGILADTLRDIVRSFEPIVNGTAIDPAECIPNASTPRFARYGQIVALLALCWCFAFLEPYGLRVRQLVMRRYYPARARARAIWLYGDILLKRESLLKMLRLQIAGTSRERKQQEAVSWIDVVRAKTNRYWICRMVLGRGETVRCILCGDALNERDDPHIRCSRPECPGLYCQDCLLETGNNCSLCMDLLVSERCGLDEIYLE; translated from the exons ATGGCCTGGCGAACAGTTGAAATCATCACCCTTGCCGCCATACAAACGGTGATTGTGAACGTGCTGCTTCTGGGTCCGCTCGCGTTCCGTCCGGCATTGCACTGGCTTTTGCTTGCAGCATCCTTCGCAGTCGGGCTAGTGTTGCTTAAACAGAGTAAAGGCGCCCGTTGCGTCACGATGCTACTGGTTCCACAGTTTCTAAGCAAACGAGGTCGAGCAGTGTTGATAGGATACATATTTCTGCTTACCATCACTGGACCGACGGCAAACACGATGGTAAACGTGGAGGTGCTGGGGGAAACGTTGAGCTGCTCTCAGGAACAGCTAAAAGCGGCCATACGGGACACGATCAGTGCGCTAAAGGTTCCCtttttggcgatgaaaaagatCATCGACGAGCTGCTGAAAACGGTCGAGCGATCGTTCATGAAGGTGCAGCGCATCATGATGGAAATGCTGAAGCTGGTGAAAAGGATTT TGCATTCGATCAAAAAAGCATACGAATGGCTGCGGGATATCGTTTCCGTGTGTAACGATAAGCTGGGAACACCTTCCGAACGGTGCCTTCACGCGCTGGACCAGGCAATCGATGGATGCAAGGAGGAGATGGGAGCCATGGACTTTCTGTGCGAAGTGACACAGGTTGCCAAGACGGTCTGCTACGGTGCGAAGATGGTGGACTATTTCTGTGAGCTGATCGATTTCATAAGTGACGCTGTTGTGGAGGAAATTGAACAAG GCATTAAAAGGCTGATGAATAATTTGGAAGAGCTGTTCCGAGTGAAGGTGGAATATGATCATACGTTTGATTTTAAAACCAACGTGTCCAAAACGCTGGCGGAAGTCAGTGCCGATATAAGGCAGGAAATAGCGAACCGAACCTTACCGCTCAGAAGGACATTCAACGTGCTGGGAATGGTCACTAGTGGCTTTTTTATATGCATTGTTTTAAG AGCAATTCGTTACTGGAAGCGATACTTGAAGAGAGATCACTTTGATAACCATTTCCTTACCGAAGACTTTTATCTAATTGAAAAACGAAGAATGGAACTGAAGGTGGAAACAGTTTTCCCGCTAACACGAAAGGAAGCTTCTCGCTATGTTCCGCTAACTTCGTTCCATTTGACGTGGAAGGAACGGTTTCGGATAGCGAAATCATTAACATTTTTGCTGATCTCTAGCGTACAGGTGTTTGGTCAGCTAGCTGCCGATTACTCACTCTACTGGCTGCTGACGCTTATAAAGCATTTTCTGACCGAAGGATCCACAAATACTACGGAACGATCCTCCAGCTCCGGTACGATAACACCTCTGTCGGTAGGAGTAAGTGGAGAGGGTATACTAGCAGACACGCTGCGCGATATTGTGCGTTCCTTTGAACCGATCGTTAACGGAACGGCCATCGATCCTGCTGAATGTATCCCGAACGCGTCCACACCTCGTTTTGCCCGTTACGGACAGATTGTAGCATTGTTGGCGCTCTGCTGGTGCTTTGCCTTTCTCGAACCGTACGGACTGCGCGTAAGACAGCTCGTAATGCGACGTTACTATCCCGCGAGGGCACGTGCCCGGGCAATCTGGCTTTATGGTGATATTTTGCTAAAGCGAGAGAGTTTGCTTAAGATGCTGCGGCTGCAAATCGCTGGAACCAGTAGGGAACGGAAGCAACAAGAAGCGGTAAGCTGGATCGATGTGGTACGGGCGAAGACGAACCGATACTGGATCTGTCGGATGGTACTTGGACGGGGCGAAACCGTGCGATGTATTCTGTGTGGCGATGCGTTGAATGAGCGCGACGATCCACACATTCGATGTTCGCGCCCCGAATGTCCCGGGCTGTACTGTCAGGATTGTCTGCTGGAAACGGGAAATAATTGTTCACTTTGTATGGATCTGCTTGTGTCGGAGCGGTGCGGTTTGGATGAAATATATTTGGAATAG
- the LOC121592565 gene encoding protein Gemin2 has translation MEVDTIQKPALAVEPPDANFDPNLTPETGEQYLQKVMYERGKCPVVVVAEKPQPSRQQKALSGLAAVPTDDVKNVAHRALIPTREWETMQNQKFSELRDTITAYRSSAQYEENLQRTHVYLNFDDRKHLHEYCANNLPYVSILLSIPQRNLEILLEYLHEWLQDSDQASSSSSLQQLDEPSDPELCDTVAAVTPSTSGKELLQRGDGYRRDWIPQWIYAILACLIKPLEPYIHSVLRDIAKTCITLRNELKQEDEAKVLPLNLLISIISKHFNQSDLSDNIA, from the exons ATGGAGGTGGACACGATACAGAAACCAGCGCTGGCAGTTGAACCGCCGGATGCCAACTTTGACCCAAACCTGACGCCGGAAACCGGCGAACAGTACCTGCAGAAGGTGATGTACGAGCGGGGCAAAtgtccggtggtggtggtggccgaGAAACCGCAGCCTAGCCGCCAGCAGAAAGCACTCTCCGGGCTGGCCGCCGTTCCAACG gACGACGTTAAAAACGTGGCCCACCGTGCCCTGATACCGACCCGCGAGTGGGAAACGATGCAGAATCAAAAGTTTTCCGAACTGCGGGACACCATCACCGCGTACCGCAGCAGCGCCCAGTACGAGGAAAACCTGCAGCGAACGCACGTCTATCTCAATTTCGACGATCGGAAACACCTGCACGAATACTGTGCCAACAACCTGCCGTACGTGAGCATTCTGCTCAGCATACCGCAGCGGAATTTGGAGATTTTGCTCGAGTATCTGCACGAGTGGCTGCAGGATTCGGACCAGGCGTCGTCCTCCAGCAGCTTGCAGCAGCTCGACGAACCGTCCGATCCGGAGCTGTGCGACACGGTTGCAGCGGTGACACCGTCCACGTCGGGCAAGGAGCTGTTGCAGCGCGGCGATGGCTACCGCCGGGATTGGATACCGCAGTGGATTTACGCCATACTCGCCTGTCTGATCAAACCGCTCGAGCCGTACATTCACAGCGTGCTGCGGGACATTGCCAAAACGTGCATCACGCTGCGCAACGAGCTGAAACAGGAGGACGAGGCGAAGGTACTACCGCTCAATCTACTGATCAGCATCATTTCGAAGCACTTTAATCAATCCGATCTGAGCGATAACATTGCCTGA
- the LOC121593103 gene encoding uncharacterized protein LOC121593103: protein MRTRAQLVTLFGAIAVLLLVSTDMTFANPLSPNSPAEQPYMQPFQMASAPLVAQSRSAMVQTLTCTNPTCSAQCRGRGYRRGSCTIGRCFCSYV, encoded by the exons ATGCGTACGAGAGCGCAACTGGTGACACTGTTTGGTGCGATCGCAGTACTGCTGCTAGTATCCACCGACATGACGTTTGCTAATCCACTTTCTCCCA ACTCGCCCGCCGAACAACCGTACATGCAGCCCTTCCAGATGGCTTCCGCTCCGCTCGTTGCGCAGTCCCGTAGCGCCATGGTGCAGACGCTTACCTGTACGAATCCTACCTGCTCGGCGCAGTGCCGCGGACGTGGCTACCGCCGAGGATCGTGCACCATCGGCCGCTGCTTCTGTTCCTACGTGTAG
- the LOC121592562 gene encoding cap-specific mRNA (nucleoside-2'-O-)-methyltransferase 2: MAMEIPPAEDIALEEDAVLREKIYHEAAAQFEKKFQFQPLPANTPLPPLDTLYSGPPYTVPALEEQKRRLNEVKNRLNDFEISDWHQHTRKRSSLLPILNELRYRIRAEFVTQAFAKLYECVSAYELIDGQQQELYSVHLCEAPGAFVTGLNHYIRLHCAPRTKWTWFACTLNPHYEGNCPGNMIPDDRFILHTLGSWCFGADGTGDIMVPENRDAIIKRSQRFPMVHLVTADGSIDCLNVPEEQEERVAKLHLAEAVLALSVLSPGQHFVLKMFTLFEHSSVSLLFLLNHCFDELHVFKPCTSKPGNSEVYIVAKHFRQPNGIEQYLDQIYTNLQDEARAIFNRTTIPDTFLEQLRTCTTQFVQWQTDVIESNIRFYRTSDPLEDQRLALFKQTILEIFFTQYHITPIRNNHRIVHRAKVSEGLNINQKESRGTFNERTQLAAAADASVTETLRSLCDRLDHLTLTRQLFQPQATLNDPLQEGDPDNGFAPVQHRLFFAIGKPIERVKSSKFALITCIRLLNDTVDLVRRVVKKQEIPFPQGDPITVAGNTVTICIASYPSIADNIAQHEKQLFRTIVHTVLELIGQNYVDNLPVAAYDPIELVVQNWLPLTQVSVGLLYLLKQCVFEEVEQSSPTRIVFRRLRKSALTSLVGMHDAVLKAYTRASSLPGPAKSVLAIVPIKALLCGSFQYALLNYNNALCLFYCARLLEELQRHLNVD; the protein is encoded by the exons ATGGCGATGGAAATCCCACCGGCCGAAGATATCGCCCTAGAAGAAGATGCCGTTCTGCGAGAAAAAATATACCACGAGGCAGCGGCACAGTTTGAGAAAAAGTTCCAGTTTCAGCCACTGCCAGCAAACACTCCACTTCCTCCACTAGACACACTGTACAGTGGACCGCCGTACACGGTGCCTGCCCTAGAGGAACAGAAACGCCGTCTGAACGAGGTTAAAAATCGGCTGAACGATTTCGAAATCAGCGACTGGCACCAGCACACCCGAAAGCGATCGTCACTGCTGCCGATACTGAACGAACTGCGGTACCGCATCAGGGCCGAGTTTGTAACGCAAGCGTTTGCCAAGCTGTACGAGTGTGTGTCAGCCTACGAGCTGATCGacgggcagcagcaggagctgtACAGTGTGCACCTGTGTGAAGCGCCGGGAGCATTCGTTACCGGGCTGAATCACTACATCCGGCTGCACTGTGCACCGCGCACCAAATGGACCTGGTTCGCCTGTACGCTCAACCCGCACTACGAGGGCAACTGTCCGGGCAACATGATACCGGACGATCGGTTCATCCTGCACACGCTCGGCTCGTGGTGTTTCGGAGCGGACGGTACGGGCGACATTATGGTGCCGGAAAATCGCGACGCCATTATCAAACGAAGCCAACGTTTCCCAATG GTACATCTCGTCACAGCGGATGGATCGATCGACTGCTTGAACGTACCGGAAGAGCAGGAAGAACGGGTCGCCAAACTGCACCTGGCCGAAGCCGTCCTTGCCCTCAGTGTGCTTAGCCCCGGGCAACACTTTGTGCTGAAAATGTTCACCCTGTTCGAGCATTCGAGCGTTAGCTTGCTATTCCTGCTAAATCACTGCTTCGACGAGCTGCACGTGTTTAAACCCTGCACCTCGAAGCCGGGCAACTCAGAGGTGTACATCGTGGCGAAGCACTTCCGCCAGCCGAACGGTATCGAGCAGTATCTCGACCAAATCTACACCAACCTGCAGGACGAAGCGAGGGCAATTTTTAATCGAACCACCATACCGGACACGTTTCTAGAGCAGCTGCGTACCTGCACCACCCAGTTCGTCCAATGGCAGACGGACGTTATCGAAAGCAATATCCGGTTCTATCGTACGAGCGATCCTCTCGAGGACCAACGGCTCGCCCTATTTAAGCAAACCATTTTGGAGATATTTTTCACCCAGTATCACATCACCCCAATACGCAACAACCACCGGATCGTGCACCGGGCCAAGGTGTCCGAAGGGCTCAACATCAATCAGAAAGAATCGCGCGGTACATTCAATGAACGTACGCaacttgctgctgccgctgatgCAAGCGTGACCGAAACGCTTCGTTCACTTTGCGATCGGTTAGATCATCTCACTCTTACGCGGCAGCTGTTTCAACCGCAAGCCACCCTTAACGATCCACTCCAGGAAGGGGACCCAGACAATGGGTTTGCTCCCGTACAGCACCGGCTGTTCTTCGCCATCGGGAAACCGATCGAACGGGTGAAAAGCTCCAAATTTGCCCTCATTACCTGTATCCGTCTGCTGAACGATACGGTCGATCTGGTGCGAAGGGTAgtaaaaaaacaggaaattcCTTTTCCCCAGGGCGACCCCATCACGGTGGCCGGTAATACTGTCACTATTTGTATCGCATCGTACCCTTCGATTGCAGACAACATTGCCCAGCACGAAAAGCAACTCTTTCGCACGATCGTCCACACCGTGCTCGAGCTCATAGGGCAAAACTACGTCGACAACCTGCCAGTGGCAGCGTACGATCCCATCGAGCTTGTGGTGCAAAACTGGCTCCCCCTAACGCAGGTTAGCGTGGGTTTGCTGTATCTCTTAAAGCAGTGCGTGTTTGAGGAAGTTGAACAATCGTCCCCAACCCGGATCGTCTTTCGAAGGCTGCGAAAAAGTGCCCTCACCAGTCTGGTCGGCATGCACGATGCGGTACTGAAAGCCTACACGAGAGCTTCCAGTTTGCCCGGTCCGGCGAAATCTGTACTGGCGATCGTTCCAATCAAGGCGCTACTGTGTGGCAGTTTTCAGTACGCCCTGCTTAACTACAACAATGCACTCTGTCTGTTTTACTGTGCACGATTGTTGGAGGAGCTTCAGCGTCATCTTAACGTAGACTAG
- the LOC121592564 gene encoding UPF0489 protein C5orf22 homolog: MEAPPSVDDSIERGKSTECDGEKVEETQTKATSAPATSQMPTESGAGEKSDTPQQSGSEESKDSANGKATADRVTSSSSSSSSSSSSSSSSSSKGVPPTSRTFDKVPIFVVEDHHEVLTFLYRCLGSKHLPLQGNRIVHFDSHPDMCIPKHMPANYVFNKDDLLDSISIENWLMPTVFAGHVERIVWIKPPWSEQIPKGKYAFHVGEFEGSIRTDSTLEYFVSEGCYQPEDKLENRKRLQLEVCSVEEYPVAEDTDLAQGYILDIDLDYFSTHNPFLKIYDRVQLYEKLKDIFVSPELADDAENDLAKLQRVARDREEKLEFLESIFLYLEEVGNLKHFLVDYQQEISEEYAGLLEKVTVLVRTLKREYKEEEIDWSMIYDAGCTCDVTDLPHHESSREEIETMVGQLERFLEKVPCPPVVITVSRSSEDDYTPAGQVEMIQEMVLAALTKCLRAELDTPILYYKDQELNL, from the coding sequence ATGGAAGCTCCCCCGAGTGTGGATGACTCTATCGAGCGGGGGAAGTCGACGGAATGCGACGGGGAGAAGGTGgaagaaacacaaacaaaagcaacctCCGCACCAGCGACCAGCCAAATGCCAACCGAATCCGGCGCGGGGGAAAAGAGTGACACACCGCAGCAGAGCGGGTCGGAGGAATCGAAGGACAGCGCCAACGGCAAAGCGACCGCAGATCGCGTGacgtcctcttcctcctcctcatcatcatcatcatcatcatcgtcatcgtcatcttcCAAAGGTGTTCCGCCGACGAGCAGAACGTTCGACAAAGTACCGATCTTTGTGGTGGAGGACCATCACGAAGTGCTCACGTTCCTTTACCGCTGCCTCGGCTCGAAGCATTTACCACTGCAGGGCAACCGGATCGTGCACTTTGACTCGCACCCGGACATGTGCATCCCGAAGCACATGCCCGCCAACTACGTGTTCAACAAGGACGACCTGCTGGACAGCATCAGCATCGAGAACTGGCTGATGCCGACCGTGTTCGCCGGGCACGTGGAGCGCATCGTGTGGATTAAGCCGCCGTGGTCGGAGCAGATCCCGAAGGGCAAGTACGCGTTCCACGTGGGCGAGTTCGAGGGCTCGATCCGGACGGACTCGACGCTGGAGTACTTCGTGTCGGAGGGTTGCTACCAGCCGGAGGACAAGCTGGAGAACCGCAAGCGCCTCCAGCTGGAGGTGTGCTCGGTCGAGGAGTACCCGGTGGCGGAGGACACGGACCTGGCGCAGGGCTACATCCTCGATATCGATCTGGACTACTTCAGCACACACAATCCCTTCCTGAAGATCTACGACCGGGTGCAGCTGTACGAGAAGCTGAAGGACATCTTCGTCTCGCCCGAGCTGGCCGACGACGCGGAGAACGATCTCGCCAAGCTGCAGCGCGTGGCGCGCGACCGGGAGGAGAAGCTGGAGTTTCTCGAGTCGATCTTCCTGTACCTGGAGGAGGTGGGCAACCTGAAGCACTTCCTGGTGGACTACCAGCAGGAGATCAGCGAGGAGTACGCGGGGCTGCTCGAGAAGGTGACGGTCCTGGTGCGGACGCTGAAGCGCGAGTACAAGGAGGAGGAGATCGACTGGTCGATGATATACGATGCCGGGTGCACGTGCGACGTGACCGATCTGCCACACCACGAGTCGAGCCGGGAGGAGATCGAAACGATGGTCGGCCAGCTGGAGCGCTTCCTGGAGAAGGTGCCGTGCCCGCCGGTCGTCATAACGGTGTCGCGATCGAGCGAAGATGACTACACACCGGCCGGGCAGGTGGAGATGATACAGGAGATGGTGCTGGCAGCGCTTACAAAGTGCCTGCGGGCGGAGCTCGACACCCCGATACTGTACTATAAGGATCAGGAACTTAATTTGTAA